In the Bradyrhizobium guangzhouense genome, one interval contains:
- the rnc gene encoding ribonuclease III, whose product MKDEAKDIATQSIEAQAAPEGEAATKALATKTSEGKAPDGKTAETKPSAKKKRTRSSKAKDKAKAAADANAALEARIGHHFTDPNLLMQAITHVSALKSGRKRGDSYQRLEFLGDHVLGLVVSDMLYHAFPNADEGELSKRLAELVRKESCADVAKSLGLLDDIKLGSVGSSADARLRKSILGDICEAVIGAIFLDGGHAAADEFVKRNWTERMHKPRRPLRDPKTVLQEWAQGKGLPTPVYREVERTGPHHDPQFRVAVDLPGLAPAEGIGGSKRAAEKVAASVMIEREGVGGGNDG is encoded by the coding sequence ATGAAAGACGAAGCCAAGGACATCGCGACCCAATCGATCGAGGCGCAAGCCGCTCCTGAGGGCGAAGCTGCAACCAAGGCGCTTGCGACCAAGACTTCCGAGGGCAAGGCGCCTGACGGCAAGACTGCTGAAACCAAGCCGTCCGCTAAGAAGAAGCGGACGCGGAGCAGCAAAGCCAAGGACAAGGCCAAGGCGGCGGCCGACGCGAACGCGGCGCTCGAGGCTCGCATTGGCCACCATTTCACGGATCCGAACCTGCTGATGCAGGCGATCACGCATGTGTCGGCGCTGAAGTCCGGGCGCAAGCGCGGCGACAGCTATCAGCGGCTCGAGTTCCTCGGCGACCACGTGCTCGGGCTCGTCGTCTCCGACATGCTCTATCATGCCTTTCCGAATGCCGATGAGGGCGAGCTGTCCAAGCGGCTTGCCGAGCTCGTGCGCAAGGAAAGCTGCGCCGACGTCGCCAAGTCGCTCGGTCTGCTCGACGACATCAAGCTCGGCTCGGTCGGCTCCAGCGCCGATGCCCGCCTGCGCAAATCCATCCTCGGTGACATCTGCGAGGCCGTGATCGGTGCCATCTTCCTCGACGGCGGCCACGCGGCGGCCGACGAGTTCGTCAAGCGCAACTGGACCGAGCGCATGCACAAGCCGCGGCGCCCCTTGCGCGATCCCAAGACCGTGCTGCAGGAATGGGCGCAGGGTAAGGGATTGCCGACGCCTGTATATCGCGAGGTCGAGCGCACCGGTCCGCATCACGATCCGCAATTCCGCGTCGCCGTCGACCTGCCGGGGCTGGCGCCGGCTGAAGGCATCGGCGGCAGCAAGCGCGCGGCGGAGAAAGTAGCAGCTTCAGTGATGATCGAACGTGAAGGCGTTGGCGGCGGCAATGACGGCTGA
- the era gene encoding GTPase Era has product MTAETSGEVPTATRCGFVALIGAPNVGKSTLVNALVGAKVTIVSRKVQTTRALIRGIVIENNAQIILVDTPGIFLPKRRLDRAMVSTAWSGAHDADLVCVLLDAKTGIDEEAEAILAKAASVNHDKILVINKVDLVQREKLLALAQAANERMKFVRTFMIAAISGDGVDDIRTTLAEMVPPGPYLYPEDQMSDAPMRQLAAEITREKIYQKLHQELPYQSTVETDKWEERKDKSVRIEQTIFVERESQRKIVLGKGGATIKSIGADSRKELMQILDVPVHLFLFVKVRENWGDDPDRYREMGLEFPKE; this is encoded by the coding sequence ATGACGGCTGAAACGAGCGGCGAGGTGCCCACCGCGACGCGCTGCGGCTTCGTCGCGCTGATTGGTGCGCCGAATGTCGGCAAGTCCACGCTGGTCAATGCGCTGGTCGGAGCCAAGGTCACGATCGTTTCGCGCAAGGTGCAGACCACGCGCGCGCTGATCCGCGGCATCGTGATCGAGAACAACGCACAAATCATTCTGGTCGACACGCCCGGCATCTTCCTGCCCAAGCGCCGGCTCGACCGCGCCATGGTCTCGACCGCCTGGAGCGGGGCGCATGACGCCGACCTCGTCTGCGTGCTGCTCGATGCCAAGACCGGCATCGACGAGGAGGCCGAGGCGATTCTTGCCAAGGCCGCGAGTGTCAATCACGACAAGATTCTGGTCATCAACAAGGTCGATCTGGTCCAGCGCGAGAAGCTGCTGGCGCTGGCGCAGGCCGCCAACGAGCGCATGAAGTTCGTCAGAACCTTCATGATCGCGGCGATCTCGGGCGACGGTGTCGACGACATCCGCACCACGCTTGCCGAGATGGTGCCGCCGGGCCCGTATCTTTACCCCGAAGACCAGATGTCGGACGCGCCGATGCGACAGCTCGCGGCCGAGATCACGCGCGAAAAGATCTATCAAAAGCTGCACCAGGAACTGCCCTACCAATCCACGGTCGAGACCGACAAATGGGAGGAGCGCAAGGACAAATCGGTGCGCATCGAGCAGACGATCTTCGTGGAGCGCGAGAGCCAGCGCAAGATCGTGCTCGGCAAGGGCGGCGCCACCATCAAGTCGATCGGTGCGGACTCGCGCAAGGAGCTGATGCAGATCCTGGACGTGCCGGTACATCTGTTCCTGTTCGTCAAGGTGCGCGAGAACTGGGGTGACGACCCCGATCGCTACCGCGAGATGGGCCTGGAATTCCCCAAAGAATAA
- the recO gene encoding DNA repair protein RecO codes for MEWTDEGIVLGVRRHGESSAIVELLTRQHGRHLGLVRGGASSRLRPLLQPGNSVSAVWRARLDEHLGTYAIEGLKLRAATLLGSSHGVYGVTHLAAIARLLPERDPHEDIFGLLEHSLDDFDDIGSAAVHLIHFELAMLSELGFGLALENCAVTGESTDLIYVSPKSGGAVSRGAGEAWRDRLLRLPPFLRHGEAAQDLTDEDLQDGFRLTGLFLLRHVLEPRGLGHSDARAGFINALTRQQAKAALPAP; via the coding sequence ATGGAATGGACCGATGAAGGCATCGTGCTGGGCGTGCGGCGGCATGGCGAAAGCAGCGCCATTGTCGAGCTCTTGACGCGCCAGCACGGCCGGCATCTCGGCCTGGTGCGGGGCGGCGCCAGCTCGCGGCTGCGGCCGCTCTTGCAGCCCGGCAACAGTGTCAGTGCGGTGTGGCGCGCCCGGCTCGACGAGCATCTCGGCACCTATGCGATCGAGGGATTGAAGCTGCGTGCAGCAACGCTGCTGGGATCGTCCCATGGGGTCTATGGCGTCACGCATCTGGCCGCGATTGCGCGGCTACTGCCCGAGCGCGATCCGCACGAGGACATCTTTGGGCTGCTCGAACATTCGCTCGATGATTTCGACGACATCGGCAGCGCGGCCGTGCATCTCATCCATTTCGAGCTGGCCATGCTCTCCGAGCTCGGCTTCGGTCTTGCGCTCGAAAACTGCGCGGTGACCGGGGAGAGCACGGATCTGATCTATGTCTCGCCGAAATCCGGCGGTGCGGTCTCGCGCGGCGCGGGCGAGGCGTGGCGCGACCGGCTGCTGCGGCTGCCGCCGTTCCTGCGCCATGGCGAAGCCGCGCAAGACCTCACCGACGAGGATCTCCAGGACGGCTTTCGGCTCACCGGCCTGTTCCTGCTGCGACATGTGCTGGAGCCACGTGGGCTGGGCCATTCCGATGCGCGAGCCGGCTTCATCAATGCCCTGACGCGGCAGCAGGCCAAGGCGGCGCTGCCGGCGCCATGA
- the parC gene encoding DNA topoisomerase IV subunit A, translating into MGKRIVPPEEPAEIHDVPLREALEERYLAYALSTIMHRALPDARDGLKPVHRRILYGMRLLRLDPGTPFKKSAKIVGDVMGSFHPHGDQAIYDAMVRLAQDFSSRYPLVDGQGNFGNIDGDNPAAYRYTEARMTDVARLLLEGIDEDGVEFRANYDGQSKEPVVLPGGFPNLLANGAQGIAVGMATSIPPHNAAELCDAALHLIEKPDAKSKALLKWVKGPDFPTGGICVDSKQAIAEAYTTGRGSFRVRARWQQEEGARGTWVVVVTEIPFLVQKSRLIEKVAELLDQKKLPLVGDIRDESAEDVRIVIEPKSKNVDPAVMMESLFRLTELENKIPLNLNVLIKGRIPKVVGLAECLREWLDHLRDVLIRRSNYRKAQIENRLEILGGYLIAYLNIDEVIRIIRTEDEPKPVLMKTFKLTEVQAEAILDMRLRRLRKLEEMEIRTEDKNLRAELKGINAVLASEAEQWKKVGEQVGKVRDMFGPKTPLGKRRTTFADAPEHDLAAIEEALVEREPVTVVVSDKGWIRTMKGHVEDLSGLAFKQDDKLGIAFFAETTSKLLLFATNGKFFSIDVAKLPGGRGHGEPIRQFIDLEPEAAPVTLFVNKGGRKFLVASHEGQGFVVNEDDCVGTTKKGKQVLNVDMPNEARAVTEVLGDTVAVIGENRKMLIFPLEQVSEMARGRGTRLQKYKDGGLSDIAVFEAKAGLTWKDSAGREFSATMKELAEWRGNRGDAGRLPPKGFPKSNKFGKVIG; encoded by the coding sequence ATGGGAAAACGAATCGTTCCACCGGAAGAACCGGCCGAAATTCACGATGTACCGCTGCGTGAGGCGCTGGAAGAGCGCTACCTTGCGTACGCTCTCTCCACCATCATGCATCGCGCGCTGCCCGATGCGCGCGACGGCCTGAAGCCTGTCCACCGGCGCATCCTCTACGGCATGCGTCTGCTCAGGCTCGACCCGGGCACGCCCTTCAAGAAATCCGCCAAGATCGTCGGCGACGTGATGGGCTCGTTCCATCCGCACGGCGATCAGGCCATCTACGATGCCATGGTGCGCCTGGCTCAGGACTTCTCCTCGCGCTACCCGCTGGTCGACGGCCAGGGCAATTTCGGCAATATCGACGGCGATAACCCCGCTGCCTACCGCTACACCGAAGCGCGCATGACCGATGTCGCGCGGCTTCTGCTCGAGGGTATCGACGAGGACGGCGTCGAATTCCGCGCCAATTACGATGGCCAGTCGAAGGAGCCGGTCGTGCTGCCCGGCGGCTTCCCGAACCTGCTTGCCAATGGCGCGCAAGGCATTGCGGTCGGCATGGCGACCTCGATCCCGCCGCACAATGCCGCCGAGCTCTGCGACGCTGCGCTGCATCTGATCGAGAAGCCCGACGCGAAGTCGAAGGCGCTCCTGAAGTGGGTCAAGGGCCCGGACTTCCCGACCGGCGGCATCTGCGTCGATTCCAAGCAAGCCATTGCTGAGGCCTACACCACCGGCCGCGGCTCGTTCCGTGTCCGCGCCAGATGGCAGCAGGAAGAGGGCGCCCGCGGCACTTGGGTCGTTGTGGTTACCGAGATTCCGTTCCTGGTTCAGAAGTCGCGCCTGATCGAGAAGGTCGCCGAACTGCTGGACCAGAAGAAACTGCCGCTGGTCGGCGATATCAGGGACGAGTCGGCCGAGGACGTCCGGATCGTCATCGAGCCCAAATCGAAGAACGTCGATCCGGCCGTGATGATGGAATCGCTGTTCCGGCTGACCGAGCTCGAGAACAAGATTCCGCTGAACCTCAACGTGCTGATCAAGGGCCGCATCCCGAAGGTGGTGGGGCTCGCGGAGTGCCTGCGCGAATGGCTCGACCATCTGCGCGACGTGCTGATCCGCCGCAGCAATTATCGTAAGGCGCAGATCGAGAACCGGCTCGAGATCCTCGGTGGTTATCTGATCGCCTATCTCAACATCGATGAGGTGATCAGGATCATCCGTACCGAGGATGAACCGAAGCCGGTTCTCATGAAGACGTTCAAGCTGACCGAGGTGCAGGCCGAGGCCATCCTCGACATGCGCCTGCGTCGCCTGCGCAAGCTCGAAGAAATGGAGATCCGCACCGAGGACAAGAACCTCCGTGCCGAGCTCAAGGGGATCAACGCGGTGCTCGCCTCCGAAGCCGAGCAGTGGAAGAAGGTCGGCGAGCAGGTCGGCAAGGTCCGCGACATGTTCGGACCGAAGACGCCGCTCGGCAAGCGCCGCACCACTTTTGCCGACGCGCCCGAGCACGATCTTGCCGCGATCGAGGAAGCCCTCGTCGAGCGCGAGCCGGTGACCGTCGTCGTCTCCGACAAGGGCTGGATCCGCACCATGAAGGGGCATGTCGAGGATCTCTCGGGCCTGGCCTTCAAGCAGGACGACAAGCTCGGCATCGCGTTCTTCGCGGAGACGACTTCGAAGCTGCTGCTGTTCGCGACCAACGGAAAGTTCTTCTCGATCGACGTCGCGAAGCTTCCGGGCGGCCGCGGCCATGGCGAGCCGATCCGCCAGTTCATCGATCTCGAGCCGGAGGCCGCGCCGGTCACGCTGTTCGTCAACAAGGGTGGCCGCAAATTCCTGGTCGCGAGCCACGAGGGCCAGGGCTTCGTCGTCAACGAGGACGATTGCGTCGGCACGACGAAGAAGGGCAAGCAGGTCCTCAACGTCGACATGCCGAATGAGGCGCGGGCGGTCACAGAGGTGCTTGGCGACACGGTCGCGGTGATCGGCGAGAACCGCAAGATGCTGATCTTCCCGCTCGAGCAGGTCTCCGAGATGGCGCGCGGCCGCGGCACGCGGCTGCAGAAGTACAAGGACGGCGGCCTCTCCGACATCGCCGTCTTCGAGGCCAAGGCCGGCCTCACCTGGAAAGACTCCGCAGGCCGCGAATTCTCCGCGACCATGAAGGAGCTCGCCGAATGGCGTGGCAATCGCGGCGACGCCGGCCGCCTGCCCCCGAAGGGTTTCCCGAAATCGAACAAGTTCGGCAAGGTGATCGGGTAG
- a CDS encoding GMC family oxidoreductase, whose amino-acid sequence MYDVIVVGGGSAGAAVAARLSEDPSRRVLLLEAGLDWRADEAPWEVRTPNPIPIIHKREYQEKWQWPDLLTRRIAGQEARFYWRGKGLGGSSMMNGQIAIRGVADAFDEWAAKGCTGWSAREVMPLFSAIEDDFEFGDVEGHGRGGPLPVYRAPPEKWGPIDRGLRDAALASGYPWCADLNGPDGEGVACYPINSRDSRRISTNEGYLEPARGRANLEIRGRTLVDRVLISDGRATGVRVHTEGQGTSEISARQIVLCAGAIHSPAILLRSGVGPAEELKAMGIAVASDLPVGKHFFDHPLFRATIQLHQDLRPTDPNTRHTNCCVTYSSGLAHGGKRDMILIAFNHRGIGMPGAIGAGLFNAYSRGTLKLASTDPSIDPIVEENMLADPRDMLRMMDAVKRLAVITSQPALSSIADWIRLADTDLTLPQAAALPDHELDALLRRETGDIQHAAGSCRMSGVNDADGVVNPDGTVKGISGLRVADASIMPSDCRANTHFTTVVIGEAIARMMR is encoded by the coding sequence ATGTACGATGTCATTGTTGTCGGCGGCGGCTCGGCCGGTGCCGCGGTTGCGGCACGGCTCTCCGAGGATCCGTCACGACGAGTTCTGCTGCTTGAAGCAGGGCTCGACTGGCGCGCTGACGAGGCGCCCTGGGAAGTCAGGACGCCGAACCCGATCCCGATCATCCACAAGCGCGAGTATCAGGAGAAATGGCAGTGGCCCGATCTCTTGACGCGCCGCATCGCCGGGCAGGAGGCGCGCTTCTACTGGCGCGGCAAGGGACTCGGCGGCTCCTCGATGATGAACGGCCAGATCGCCATCCGCGGCGTTGCCGATGCCTTCGACGAATGGGCGGCCAAGGGCTGCACCGGGTGGTCGGCCAGGGAGGTGATGCCGCTCTTTTCCGCGATCGAGGATGATTTTGAATTTGGCGATGTCGAGGGCCACGGCCGCGGCGGGCCGCTGCCGGTCTATCGCGCGCCGCCCGAGAAATGGGGCCCGATCGATCGCGGCTTGCGCGATGCGGCGCTTGCGAGCGGCTATCCCTGGTGCGCCGATCTCAACGGCCCTGACGGCGAGGGAGTCGCCTGCTATCCCATCAACAGCCGCGACAGCCGCCGCATCAGCACCAACGAAGGCTATCTCGAGCCCGCGCGCGGTCGCGCCAATCTGGAGATCCGCGGCAGAACGCTGGTCGACCGTGTACTGATCAGCGATGGAAGGGCGACCGGTGTCCGCGTTCACACCGAGGGGCAAGGCACCAGCGAGATCAGCGCACGCCAGATCGTGCTCTGCGCTGGTGCGATCCATAGCCCTGCGATCCTGCTGCGGTCGGGTGTTGGGCCGGCGGAAGAACTGAAGGCGATGGGGATCGCGGTCGCGAGCGATCTGCCGGTCGGCAAGCACTTCTTCGATCACCCGTTGTTTCGCGCCACGATCCAGCTCCACCAAGACCTGCGCCCCACTGATCCCAATACCCGCCACACCAATTGCTGTGTGACCTATTCTTCAGGCTTGGCCCATGGCGGCAAGCGCGACATGATTTTGATTGCGTTCAACCACCGTGGCATCGGCATGCCCGGCGCTATTGGCGCGGGGCTGTTCAATGCCTATTCACGCGGCACGCTCAAGCTGGCCTCGACCGATCCGTCCATTGATCCCATCGTCGAGGAGAACATGCTCGCCGATCCCCGCGACATGCTGCGGATGATGGATGCGGTGAAGCGCCTCGCCGTGATCACCTCGCAGCCGGCACTCTCGAGCATCGCCGACTGGATCAGGCTCGCCGACACCGATCTGACATTGCCGCAGGCAGCGGCACTGCCGGATCACGAGCTCGATGCATTGCTGCGGCGGGAAACCGGCGATATCCAGCATGCTGCCGGCAGCTGCCGCATGAGCGGCGTCAATGATGCCGACGGCGTCGTCAATCCTGACGGCACGGTGAAAGGCATCTCGGGCCTGCGCGTCGCGGACGCCTCGATCATGCCGTCAGACTGCCGCGCCAACACCCACTTCACGACGGTGGTGATCGGCGAGGCAATCGCACGGATGATGCGGTAG
- a CDS encoding DUF3551 domain-containing protein encodes MQRSSSRPPARPRCDLYSSGQLEEALMCKSVLTILTVSIALITGHAQAQTYDPAFPVCLYVVSFGTTPYYRCSHVTMDQCRATANGQMCVLNPYYAGAPATESKRRHSRHTYAPPKPLTRYRAAPHNQHNEPYYGASQGYAPGEKERFLQSTRQYM; translated from the coding sequence ATGCAACGATCGAGTAGCCGACCGCCGGCGCGACCACGGTGCGATCTCTACTCCTCGGGCCAACTGGAGGAAGCTCTCATGTGCAAATCGGTCTTGACGATCTTGACAGTCAGTATCGCCCTGATCACGGGGCACGCCCAGGCTCAAACATATGATCCCGCTTTTCCGGTTTGCTTGTATGTCGTCTCGTTCGGAACAACCCCGTACTACAGATGCAGCCACGTGACGATGGATCAATGCAGGGCGACGGCGAACGGTCAAATGTGCGTCCTCAACCCGTACTACGCTGGTGCACCGGCCACAGAGAGCAAACGGCGTCATTCCCGCCACACCTACGCGCCACCCAAGCCTCTGACCCGTTACCGAGCTGCGCCGCACAACCAGCACAATGAACCCTATTATGGAGCTTCCCAAGGTTACGCGCCGGGCGAGAAGGAACGATTTCTCCAGAGTACGCGCCAATACATGTGA
- a CDS encoding chromate resistance protein ChrB domain-containing protein: MPTFTTISSDKLARLIGTASAPVLIDVRTEDDFAADRRLIPGSIRFSHETVAEWGGQFAGRSAIVACLRGGKLAQGTAAWLRQLGVDAETLEDGFEGWKAAKLPLLDTRKLPPRDAKGRSIWVTRARPKVDRIACPWLIRRFVDPTAVFLFVAPSEVIAVGERFKAAPFDIENVFWSHRGELCTFDVMIEEFGIATPALQRLATLVRGADTARPDLAPEAPGLLAASLGLSRMYDDDLEQLEAGMLLYDAFYRWCRDAMAETHNWPTNKVKA, encoded by the coding sequence ATGCCTACGTTCACGACCATATCATCCGACAAACTGGCGCGCCTGATCGGCACGGCCAGTGCTCCCGTCTTGATCGATGTCCGCACCGAGGACGATTTTGCCGCCGACCGCCGGCTGATCCCCGGCTCTATCAGGTTCAGCCACGAGACCGTTGCGGAATGGGGCGGCCAATTTGCCGGCCGCTCCGCCATCGTCGCCTGCCTGCGCGGCGGCAAGCTCGCACAGGGCACGGCAGCCTGGCTGAGACAGCTCGGCGTTGACGCGGAAACCCTGGAAGACGGTTTCGAAGGCTGGAAAGCCGCCAAACTGCCGCTGCTCGACACCCGCAAGCTGCCCCCGCGTGACGCCAAGGGACGCTCCATCTGGGTGACGCGGGCGCGGCCGAAGGTCGACCGCATCGCCTGCCCCTGGCTGATCCGCCGCTTCGTCGATCCCACCGCAGTATTCTTGTTTGTCGCGCCATCAGAGGTGATCGCCGTCGGCGAGCGCTTCAAAGCCGCGCCCTTCGACATCGAGAACGTGTTCTGGAGCCACCGCGGCGAGCTCTGCACCTTCGACGTGATGATCGAGGAGTTCGGCATTGCGACGCCTGCGCTGCAGCGGCTCGCCACGTTGGTGCGCGGCGCCGACACGGCACGGCCGGACCTCGCACCGGAGGCGCCGGGCCTGCTCGCAGCCTCGCTCGGGCTGTCGCGCATGTACGACGACGACCTCGAACAGCTCGAGGCCGGCATGCTGCTCTACGACGCCTTCTATCGCTGGTGCCGCGACGCCATGGCCGAGACCCACAACTGGCCGACCAACAAGGTGAAAGCGTAA
- a CDS encoding N-acyl homoserine lactonase family protein: MTRKVMSKITLVLAVAAFALSTQAAFAQKPGVEKLYIMNCGEGVAGDIGRWSPGVNEGKSMDFVDTCYLIKHAKGWFLWDTGIPDAIAAMPNGLVPADPKAVTWRRPKTLASQLEQIGVEPSDVKAMGVSHTHPDHIGNVEMFPQATLYVQKAEYDWPGANNEPRFKPSHPVELLNGDKDVFGDGSITVLSTPGHTPGHQSLMVRLPKTGVVVLSGDAAHFRDNYDNRRVPAINFSKEQSLASMQKIADTISKEEAQLWINHDKAQRDTQKMSPEFYD, translated from the coding sequence ATGACACGCAAGGTCATGTCAAAGATCACGCTCGTTCTCGCCGTCGCGGCATTCGCGCTGTCCACCCAGGCCGCGTTCGCGCAGAAGCCTGGTGTCGAGAAGCTTTACATCATGAATTGCGGCGAGGGCGTCGCCGGCGACATCGGGCGCTGGTCGCCCGGGGTAAATGAAGGCAAGTCGATGGATTTCGTCGACACCTGCTATCTCATCAAGCACGCGAAGGGCTGGTTCCTGTGGGACACCGGCATTCCCGACGCCATCGCAGCGATGCCGAACGGCCTCGTGCCGGCCGATCCCAAGGCCGTCACCTGGCGGCGTCCGAAAACGCTCGCTTCCCAGCTCGAGCAGATCGGTGTCGAGCCCTCCGACGTCAAGGCGATGGGCGTCTCGCACACGCATCCTGACCACATCGGCAATGTCGAGATGTTCCCGCAGGCGACGCTCTACGTGCAGAAGGCCGAATATGACTGGCCCGGCGCCAATAATGAGCCGCGCTTCAAGCCCTCGCATCCGGTCGAGCTGCTGAACGGGGACAAGGATGTGTTTGGCGACGGCAGCATCACCGTCCTCTCGACGCCCGGCCACACGCCGGGGCATCAATCGTTGATGGTGAGGCTGCCGAAGACCGGCGTGGTGGTGCTCTCGGGCGATGCCGCCCACTTCAGGGACAATTACGACAATCGCCGTGTTCCCGCGATCAATTTCAGCAAGGAGCAGTCGCTCGCTTCGATGCAGAAAATCGCCGACACCATCTCGAAGGAAGAGGCGCAGCTGTGGATCAACCACGACAAGGCTCAGCGCGACACCCAGAAGATGTCGCCGGAGTTCTACGACTAG
- a CDS encoding MFS transporter translates to MSQRQLPIILALGTTQTLAWASSYYLPALLADPMANDLGISTNWIFGAFSASLVISALLGPRIGRQIDLVGGRQVLSASNVTIAAGLALLGLSQSVAVMTFAWFVLGIGMAIGLYDAAFAALGRIYGTEARRPITGITLMAGFASTVGWPLTAWGLAHVGWRDTCFAWAAANILIGLPLNFFMLPSIKGARQAAATAEKPHVPLDRTMILLAFVFAAVWTVTGAMAVHFPRILEATGASHVEAIAAGALIGPAQVIARILEASVLSRFHPLWSTRLACVTHPIGAAVVAIFGAPAATAFALLHGSGNGILTIARGTLPLAIFGPKDFGFRLGIIGAPARMAQAVAPLAFGLLIDVMGAKVLMVSSALSLSALAALLLIRAEKRPD, encoded by the coding sequence ATGAGCCAGCGCCAGCTTCCGATTATCCTCGCGCTCGGCACGACGCAGACCCTGGCCTGGGCCTCCAGCTATTATCTGCCGGCCCTGCTGGCCGATCCCATGGCCAACGATCTCGGCATCTCCACGAATTGGATCTTTGGCGCGTTCTCGGCCTCGCTGGTCATCTCTGCCTTGCTGGGTCCACGCATCGGGCGACAAATCGACCTCGTCGGCGGACGACAGGTGCTGTCCGCATCGAACGTGACCATCGCTGCCGGCCTCGCGCTGCTCGGCCTCTCCCAGTCTGTCGCGGTGATGACATTTGCCTGGTTCGTGCTCGGCATCGGCATGGCGATCGGACTCTATGACGCCGCCTTCGCCGCACTCGGCCGCATCTACGGCACGGAGGCGCGCAGGCCCATCACCGGCATCACCTTGATGGCCGGATTCGCCTCGACCGTCGGCTGGCCGCTCACCGCCTGGGGCCTCGCCCATGTCGGCTGGCGCGATACCTGTTTCGCCTGGGCCGCCGCCAACATCCTGATCGGCCTGCCGCTCAATTTCTTCATGCTGCCTTCGATCAAGGGCGCCAGACAGGCTGCGGCGACGGCCGAGAAGCCGCACGTCCCGCTTGACCGCACCATGATCCTGCTCGCCTTCGTGTTCGCCGCGGTCTGGACCGTCACCGGCGCCATGGCCGTGCATTTCCCGCGCATCCTGGAGGCGACCGGCGCAAGCCATGTCGAGGCGATCGCGGCCGGTGCGTTGATCGGCCCGGCCCAGGTGATCGCGCGGATTCTCGAAGCGAGCGTCCTCTCCCGCTTCCATCCGCTATGGTCGACCCGGCTTGCCTGCGTCACCCACCCGATCGGAGCTGCCGTCGTCGCCATCTTCGGTGCGCCGGCGGCGACCGCCTTCGCGCTGCTGCACGGCTCCGGCAACGGCATTTTGACGATTGCGCGCGGGACGCTGCCGCTGGCGATCTTCGGCCCGAAGGATTTCGGCTTCCGTCTCGGCATCATCGGCGCGCCGGCACGGATGGCGCAGGCGGTCGCGCCGCTGGCCTTCGGCCTGCTGATCGACGTGATGGGCGCCAAGGTGCTGATGGTCTCGTCGGCGCTCAGCCTGTCGGCACTCGCCGCGCTGCTCCTGATCCGCGCGGAGAAGCGGCCGGATTGA